CAGATGAAGGCTTTCCGTCTTTTGTGGCTACGTTGGAATGAACAAGATCAGGAACTATCAGGCCTGCAGGAACCTGGCCGAACTTCAAAGCCTGTTCGAGTCTGGCAATTTCTTCTATCGTCTGGGAGTTGATAATTGCAGCCTGGATCATCATGAAAAATGAAATACCGAATATTGTCATCATACACTTCTCTTACttaatataaataaagaaacaaatcagCGAATAATGATTTATAGATGATCGCACCTTGATTGCTAAAATCTGCTCCTGTGTTGGGGCCACCACTTTTGGAGTATCTGGTTCTTCTGTAGAATCTGACACTTTTTGAACCTCCTCCCGAGATACCTTCTTAACCTCCTCTTCTACTTCCTTAGATGAAAACAAAGCCGCAGCTTCAGCTCTCTCCTGTTAGGAAACAATGATTGTTAGGTAAATCTGTTCTTTGTTTTAGCCTCATCTAATTCACTAGTTGGTATTACTGCCAAGAGTGCGGTTATTAAtccattttataaaatagttagATAAATTACGGATTTATGCTGGGCTTAAAAGCTCAAGGGAGAGGCAGAACAATTATTCATATTCAAGGCAACAGAAGATGTCATCTTCACTTGAATCTAAAACATAAAACTTGAGATAGCAAAAGCAGTAATTTTAAACTGGCATATAGAGTAAGCAAAGATGACCTTGGCTTTGACTTTGATGAAATCCAGTACTCGAAGTGATTTCAGCTTGTGAATCACATACAGGCGATAATTCGGCTTTTTGGTGATATTATTATCCAATAAACTAAGGTACTGGAGCTTCGGAATGGAGGCAAGGGGATCAATTTCGACCAAATTCACAAGCCTGTTATTCGTAAGAACCAAAGTGTGCAGCTTCGGCAGGAACTCTGCAGAAGAACAACAACCATAAGATACACACAACACGCTAAACCAACGAAGCAAACAATGAATTCAAAATTCACATTTTAATAGGATAGTTACCTCCAATATTAGGATTTATTCGGGTGATCCTATTGTTATTAATGATCAAAGTTCCCAAGCGGTTGAGGAGTGGAAAGTTTTCTAGCTTAACTATCTCATTATCAGAAAGATCAATCGTATCAAACTGGTCCTGCAAGCATAACACGACAAGTTAATTAACAGAGCTATTAAAAGCAATCCAGTACAATAAACATAACATGAAGAGATTCACCCAACAGCATATCAAAGACTTTCACAGAGAATGACTGACTCTAGTAAGAGATTATAAACATGCAACAGCATATCAAAGACTGTtcctttcaatgaattttcaaaataactaaAAGCAGAAACCTAACAAGAAGACTTTAAAAACCATCCACAAGCTCGTCTTGAAATGACAGACAATGAAGCAACGAAACTAGATAGAACATGAAGCCAAAAAGCAGAGCAAAGAAGGTACCTCGGTAGCACCCAAGTTCTCAATTACAGGAATCTTGTTacctgtaatcccaaacaaaaagTATTAGCCGGAGCAGATGAAAACCTAGAACGATAATGGGAAAGGTAACAAGCTCACCTCGTAGCTCCAATTCTCGCTCCTTGACGGCATTGAAGAAATGAGGACTGTTCCAGATCAAATCAGCCGTGAGCTTCACCATTAGGGTTTTACTCCGCTTCTCCCTAGCTCTCTGCTCTTCGCATTCAGATGAAAGAGAGTGTGTCTCGAAGAAGAACCACTTTGCTCTTATCACGGCCCATTGGGCTTTTAGTCGGCCTATCATAAAATATCTtctttaatttagaaaaaagaaacaatttaAAACAAAAGGACACGTGTTCGATTGAATCTCTTCTCCCTCAACCCTAATCTAGGGTtactcgctctctctctctctctctcgctcgctCCGTCCTCTGTTCTTCGTTCTGCCGATTTGCGCGAGCATTAGATTCCTTTAAGCTTGAGTGCGTTGGGGAGAACAAACAGTTGAGCGAAGATGAGGATTATGATCAAGGGAGGTGTGTGGAAGAACACCGA
This genomic interval from Brassica napus cultivar Da-Ae chromosome A6, Da-Ae, whole genome shotgun sequence contains the following:
- the LOC106346251 gene encoding U2 small nuclear ribonucleoprotein A'-like, whose amino-acid sequence is MVKLTADLIWNSPHFFNAVKERELELRGNKIPVIENLGATEDQFDTIDLSDNEIVKLENFPLLNRLGTLIINNNRITRINPNIGEFLPKLHTLVLTNNRLVNLVEIDPLASIPKLQYLSLLDNNITKKPNYRLYVIHKLKSLRVLDFIKVKAKERAEAAALFSSKEVEEEVKKVSREEVQKVSDSTEEPDTPKVVAPTQEQILAIKAAIINSQTIEEIARLEQALKFGQVPAGLIVPDLVHSNVATKDGKPSSGDPMEE